A segment of the Frankineae bacterium MT45 genome:
GCGTCCTCGATGCCGCTCGGGACGAGGAAAAGGGTGTGCTCGTCGGTGTTCGTCCCGGTGAGCAGGCGGACGCCGGAGGAGTCCCCGGCGGCCAGCGCCTGGACGGGCAACTGGGTGATGAACTCGCCGTCGATGCAGGGCTCGAAGGCCATCATGTTGGCCGCCACCTCACCCCACTGCCCCGGATCGGGCATCAGCGCGATGTCGCGGGCCAGGGTGGCCTGGGCCTGCATCAGGTCGGGGATGGCGACACTGTCGAAGCCTTCGACGGTAGCCTCGACTCCGAGACGGCTCGCCAGCGCGGCGGTGATCTTGGCCGCCGTCGCCGCCGAGTGGACGTGATGCCCGGCGCCGCTCTCGGTGATCGCGGCGCGGAAGAGACCGCGGGCCGGCGCCAGCGCGAGGAGTGTCGTCACGCTCATCGCGCCGGCCGACTCGCCACCGATCGTCACCTGCTCCGGGTCCCCGCCGAAGGCGGCGATGTTGCGCTGCACCCACTCCAGAGCGGCGATCTGGTCGAGTAGTCCACGGTTGGCCGGGGCTCCGTCGATGAGCAGGAAGCCGTCCGCCCCCAGGCGATAGTTGATCGTCACGCAGACCACGCCGTCCCGGGCGAACCGGGAGCCGTCGTAGGCGCTCACCGCTCCGGTCCCGTTGACGAAGGCGCCACCGTGGATCCAGACGAAGACCGGCAGGGCGTCGCCCGCGGCACCGACCGGCGTCCAGACGTTCAGGTTGAGGACGTCGTCGCCCTCGATGCTCGGCTCGGGGAGGATCTCGTCGATCGGGCTCGGGTACGGCGGCTTCGGCACGGTCGGGCCGTACTGGCTCGCGTCCCGCTCGCCGTCCCAGCCGGCGGCCGGCGCCGGCGCCTGGAA
Coding sequences within it:
- a CDS encoding para-nitrobenzyl esterase; translated protein: MTTSEAEPAAVQPAAEIVENAENAAIVEIEQGRLRGVTVDGVRSFKGIPYAAPPFGTRRFQAPAPAAGWDGERDASQYGPTVPKPPYPSPIDEILPEPSIEGDDVLNLNVWTPVGAAGDALPVFVWIHGGAFVNGTGAVSAYDGSRFARDGVVCVTINYRLGADGFLLIDGAPANRGLLDQIAALEWVQRNIAAFGGDPEQVTIGGESAGAMSVTTLLALAPARGLFRAAITESGAGHHVHSAATAAKITAALASRLGVEATVEGFDSVAIPDLMQAQATLARDIALMPDPGQWGEVAANMMAFEPCIDGEFITQLPVQALAAGDSSGVRLLTGTNTDEHTLFLVPSGIEDAVNDQALLYILGSLGADAPSAVAAYRDGLPDATDGQLFTAALTDWFFRIPAVRVAEGRAGQGSDTYMYEFAWRSPQYDGRLAATHALEIGFAFDNLDDANLVPAAGPNPPQSLADTMHAAWVSFIKTGEPGWPVYGDARTVQVFDTECQVVTDPRAAQRLVWEGIR